The segment TGGGTGCCCGTGCGGCTAAGTCCTTCATACCCAGCTGACCTGGAAGCCCACTCTGAGAGCACCTTTCCTGTACTGCAGGCCAGTCTTGGGGTCTGCCCCCTGTCTGATGCATGACTCTGCCCATGTCCCTGGCACACACTGGGCTCCCTGAGACACTAGTTCTCAGGATGCGTCCACAGGAAAGGGACTGGCATTTATCTCCTACCTGGCCAATGTGTATGAATCAGAAGAGAATCCTCGACCACAAGGGAAGAAGGGTAAAACTGACACCCACACCCTTCCCAAAGAGAGAGCCTGAGGCCCTGCAGAGCAGCGCTGTTGGCTGAGGCGCTCTGCTCACTGCTGCACGCGCACTGCTGTGAGCTTGCCGCGCTGCTGGCCCCCTGGGTGCCTCCCATCAGATCTGTTTTTCTTGCACAGAACCCACTCCTGTCTGATCTAAGCgtccaaggattttttttttttttttttttgtctcttatgGCTGACATTCATATTTTTCATGAAACCTCCTTATTCGATCTCTGTATCCTGCTGGGTAAAGCCAGTGGGCACAGGGAGGGAAGAAGGTCCATCCAAACGAGGGCAAGCCTGTCTACAAGCCCTTGGCTTTGAGGATCTGAGGTCATGACCTCTACATCTGTCCTTACGCTCCTGGAACTCCCTGACCCTGAGGACACCAAGCAGAGTGTCTTCTGGATAACGACAAGGAAAAGAGCACTTCTCTCATGCCTGCCCTAGGTCATCCAAGACCAGGCCCTCTTGGGTCCTTCCCACTCCTGCCACACCTCCAGTAGATAgagtgcttcctggacttggtcaTTTAGgggccaattttttttaatgctaataaCATAGTGTAGCTAATTCATTTTGCAAAGTAAAGACCAAAAGGATCAACTAGTCCCtaccattttataaaagaaaggatatttttatattaaaaatacttgctgtaattcagttgctcggtcatgtccgattctgtgaccctatggagtgcgacacgccaggtttccctgtccttcaccatctcccagagtttgctcaaactcacgtccgttgagtcaatgatgccatccaaccatctcatcctctgtcatcctcttctcctcctgccttcaatctttccagaatcagggtcttttccaatgagttagctctttgcatcaggtaggctgcagtccatggggtcgtgaagagtccgacacgactgagcgacttcagtttcatgcattgaagaaggaaatggcaacccactccagtgttcttgcctggagaatcccagggacgggggagcctggtgggctgccgtctatggggtcgcacagagtcggacacgactgaagcgacttagcagcagcagcagctaaaatattagtgcttcagcatcagtccagttccagtgagtattcagggctgatttcctttaggattgactggtttgatctccttgcagtccaagagattctcaagagtattctccagcaccacaattcaaaagcatcagctgtttggcactcagccttctttatggtctagctctcacatctgtacatgacgactgggaaaaccatagctttgactatatgggcctttgtcagcaaagtgatgtctctgcttttcaatgcgctgtccaggtttgtcataatttttcttccaaggagcaagcagctttcAATTTCACAGCCACAGTCatgggattttggagcccaagaaaacaaaatctacaacggtttccactgtttccccatctatttgccatgaagtgatgggaccggatgccatgatcttagttttttgaatgctgagttttaagccagctttttcactctcctcttttcccttcatcaagaggctctttagttcctctttgctttctgccatccaAAAATTAGGAAGGATATAACCTCAGAAATAGCTCTTCTAATGATAAAACTGGATGGCATAAATCCTTTCTAGTGCTAACAAATTTTTACCTAGTATATGACTCAGTTTGCCCATCTCACAAATGGTTCAGTATGAGGATTAACCGAGTTAACATTTGTGAAGAGCCCCGGCTCGCCAGTGTGACTGCTGGGCCTGGCCGTCCTGGTCTGACCGTCACCCTTATCTCCCTCCCTCTGCAGGCCTTTGGGGGGCTGGTGTGGATTCTCATCCTCTTGACCCAGGTGCCCGTCCCCCTGGTCCAGGGCTGGGTCCTGTTCGTGTCTGTGTCCTGCTTCATAGTCACCACTCTCCTGCTCTTCCTCTACATTGTTGGTGCCCATAAGaactggaatttctggatcaccCTGGTGAGTCCAGCCCTGCGTGTCTGGGGCAGGGGGTAGTGATGGGTGCTGTCCCCTGGGAGGCGGGCTTTCCCAGTGAGGGGTGAGGAGCCCTGTGGGTGTCTCCCACGCGCCCTCCAAGGCCGAGTGGCGACAGCAGCCCAGGGGTCCCGCGGCAGGAGGCTGACTGACGCTGTCCCTGCCTGGTTCTCTGGGGGCTGCTCTGCCTTCTCCTCTGCGATCACCCCTTTCCTGGAAACCAGCAGCCCAGCatccctccctgtccctcccgCACCTGCCAGGGGTCGGTCGGCCTCTCCCCCCACCCGCAGGACTGGCTTTCGCCTCCGGGGAGGGGCCGGGGCGCCGGGCGTGGGCCCCGCTGCCCGGTGTGAGGCGTGCTCACTGCCCGGCTCCCGTCCCCGCCTCTAACGCGGGGTcaccagagaggagcctggcaggggaagAGATGGCCTGTGATCTCCCTTCCGCGTGAATTCTGCCTTGAGGCCCGTGAAGGGGGGAAATGACGCCTGGgccacctgccctgccctcccctggaCGGGGTGGGGCCGTCAGCCAGGCCTCTTACTCTCCCAAGGCCTCCAGCCTAGACTTCAGAAACCCCCTCCATTCACAACTACTCAAAGCCCGTTCtagtacttttttccttttaactataCCTGGAGCCCCACTAGACTACCCCCCaaaatgaacaacaaaaccaCGGACACGGCCTAACCTTTTCACTCTGCACTGGCACCAAGACCACATCTGAACTCCGGGCTGTGACCGTGCATGACACCTCTCATGTCCAAAACCGATTTCCAACAATCCAAGAGGCCCTCTCCCAGCCCTTACTAGATCTCATCTCAAGTGAAAGTCCCTCCTCCTTTAAAGTCCTTTCTCTGCTCCCAAACCGAGGAGCAGCCCTGGTTAGTGAATCAGTCCTtgtgaggaggggctgggggtggagcgGAGGTTGGGCGGGGAAGGGGTAAAGGGGAACCACGGAGGGTAACACAGGGGCCTGGCCAGGCAGGGACAGGTGGGCTCAGGGGCCCCCGGGACCATAGCCGCCCACGTCACTCTCTGATGGCCCTTTCTGACCTGCAGGACACAGCCTACCATTGCCTCGCCGCCCTGTTCTACTTCAGCGCCTCTGCCCTGGAAACTCTGGTCACTATCGGCCTGCAAGACGACATACACAAACATTACAGTGAAAACATCTCCGCTGTGGTGAGTCCTCGGTTCAGCCTCAGTGTTCACAGCCCCCGCTGCCCACTGACGGGGGTTCTGAGCAGAAGGGCTCCTGAGTCCTCCCTGGTGGTTCTTAGTTCGCTTAATTCTCAACCAAGTAAACTTTCCTCCTCATTTCTGCAAAAACATAGCCCCAGACGAGGGAACTAATGCGCCCAGACCCTCTCGGGCACAGTCAGTTCTGCAGTGCCCAGGCCCGGGCTGGCCAGGGGTCTGAGCCTGGGTGGGCTTTGAGGGGTCAGATGTGGGAGGCGGCGCGACCATGAGGGTCTGGCACTGTCGGAGCTCCTGTGAACAATCATTTTCCCCTCACAGCAGCCCGAGGATGCAGGTGGGGTCCAGGCCAACTACTCTGTTACCCACAGTCTTAGCACAACTGTGAGCAGAGAGTCTGCCCACCTGGGTTCCAGGCTGTCCCTGAGGGTCTTCCAGGGAAGCTCACAGTCAGGGCGGGGGCAGTGTTGAGACCAGGGATGGGAAAATGAGTGGCCAGTGTCTCCCAGGCCCTGGCTCTGGGGCTGCGGGGAGGCCCCTCCAGGCACAGCGTGTCCAGACCTCCAGCTGTGGGTGTTTGCTTCTGGGATTAGACCTTTGTCTCTTGTCCACGGCGTCTCCTTCCTGGCAGCTCTGAGAACCTGTGCAGTAAGAGGGTGTGAACTTCACACTCATTCTTTCTGCAAGTCTCTTGcaccttctgagcctcagtttgctcacctataaaatgagacaGCAATCCTTTTTGTTTCCCTGGAGGATGAGAGAGCTATTAAACCACTTCCTcccaaggcttcccaggtagcaatGGGTAGAACAGGGGCTGGAACCTCCCTCACCCCATTACAATAGATGGGGTGAGACTGCAGGTCCCTAAGCTCTAAAAGGAACATCCTCCCACTGCGGGGACAAGACCCCTTAGTGGGCTGTGAATTCATGGCCTAATTTCCTCGTTGCTGAAATGGATCAGAATGACCAggagttcaagagagaggggacataagTATaacctacagctgattcatgttgatgtatggcagaaaccaacacaatattgtaaagcaattaccctccaattaaaaatacatacattaaaaaaaaaaaaaagaatggcaagGAATGAGAACGTATTGTTTCCTAGAACTCTTTTCCAGAGTTGTGCTTGTATAGGCTTGCATCAGGGTGCTAATTCATATCAGATGTATTTCTAACCATGAACAttgtttaaaaagcaagaaaaagttGAAGAAACATTACTCCTTACTTAGATTTCTAGGAAATCCTGAGGTCGAATGTGATGACAGACCACAACATGACCATCCCAGGTGCCAAAGCCGTGTCTCCTCACACCTTTTGGGAAGGGTAGatcagagggcagcagaggatgggatagttagatagcatcactgactcagtggacatgaacttgagcaaacaggagatgcagaaggacaaggaagcctggcgtactgcagtcgatgggatcacagagttggacaccaccgaGTGAACAACAGAACAGAGGTTGAAATAAAACCCACGGGGTGGGCGCCGCTGGGCTCTGGGAAGGGGGTTAGTGCGGGTGCCCTTCCTGCTCCCAGAGGCAGGGGTCTCGGGGAGAGGGCCTCGAAGCCTGTCTGCTAGCCTCCAGGGGCCTGTTCCCTTCCCTGGGGAAGCCACACACTCGCCTCAGCTCCCAGCCGCTCCCAGTTCCATAAGCAGGGCCCTCTCATGGTCCCTGGGACCCCCTCAACTGTCCCACAGAGTGGGAGCCTCGCCCATGTTAGTTCATCTCCCAAGATGGCGCCCAACTACAGCGAGGCAGCGCCTGGGCTGCTCTCCCTCCCCTTGGGAGGGTCATCCGCCTCCTCCGTCACCTTCAGACGACTGTTTCTACACCCCCCACAGTAGAGAAACCACGGGTACCTCCCTCATCTCAACCCCAGCAGCTGGAAACTCTTGACCCCACACCCAAAGCCAAGCCAGATGCGGATGTTTGCTTGTGGGCAGGCAGCCCTTGGGGCCAGCCACTCCGAGCTGGGTGAGAGGATAGACGGTGCCCAGATGAGAACGTGGCAAGCCAGGGCCTTGACCAGGCACAGTGTGACCGTTTGCCACATTTCTCAGCCTCTGCTCCCAGCAGCTTTCTCAGTAAGCCCCCTCCTTTCAGCAAAGGCTCAAAATTCCTCCTCCCAATGCCAGTCCCTCGCTTCCTGTGTCCTGGCTTCCTGGCCTATGCTTGTGAAATTCAGGATCTTAGTGTAAAATTCTGGTGGGGGTCTGAGGATGTCTAGGCAGCAATGAGACCTTAACCAGAGCCAGCAAACCCATGCAGTCGTATTCTCTGAGCCAAGGCTGCTGGAATCAAAGCTGGTGGACTCCGGTCATCCTGGTGTGCAGGAAGGAAGCTTTCCATGAAGAGCAGGGGACATTTGCTGCAAGTATCTTTGGAGGGGTCTCTGAGGGCCCTCATTTCCAACTGGGTGGCACCAAATGGAGATGTGTGATGGCAGTGGTTGACTTTGCATGCCAAGGTCAGGAGATGCAATAGGTCACCTGGAGTCAGTGCCTAGAGCATTCTGGGCTATGCCTGGGCTCTGAAAGGAAGGATGACTGTGTGAGTGATGGGAAACAATGGCAGTCCACAAACTTCAGGGCCAAGTGTCATGCAAGCGGCCAGCCCAGCTTGGAAGGCCCTCATGCAAGCGGCCAGCCCAGCTTGGAAGGCCCATGACTTGCCCTCTCACCAGGCACCCCCATTAACGGTTATTTCTCTTGGTTGCAGGTGTTTTCAATCATAGTCACACTGCTGTACATGGTCCACGCCGTGTTTTCTTTAATCAGATGCAAGGTTTCCTACAGGAACAGAGAACATTCCTGAAAACACAGACAATGGTCAATCATCAGGCTGCCTTCCAGCATAACATTTGAGGCTGCAGAATTGCTCTCGattgtggaaaaagaaaacaaaaagccacATTCTCTTTCTTTGTGGGTGCTATGTTGACTGTTCAGGTACCTTCGTGTCAGGGTAAAGGGCTTGCTACCTTTAGCCTCCAAGAGTTGAGAAGTCTTTCTAGGGTCATTTCCTATTgaagggggtggtggggtgggaagtggggacTGTGATCTGAGAGACCACAAAACAAGGATCCCCCACTGGTCTCTGGACTGAGTCTTTGTTACTATCGATTGCAATTTTCCATGGGCTCTTTTGAGTATCCATCTTGCAGCATGTTTCTAGGTCTTCAAGGAAATCTTACATCTTCAAGGATATTCTAGTTGTCATAGAGAATAAAACTCTCCCAGCAAATATTTACCGATGTGCAGGAAGAAACATGATAAACTcttcaaataatttataaagtGTCTTTATGGTCAATACTCTCATGgggtaattttttgtttttttttttattctcccaTGTGGGCAACACCATCATGtcagctttctttctaaggaATCCTTGCTTAGACCAAATCTCAGAAGCAGCATCAAAGGGCAGTTCAGATGACAGCTGTTTGTTATTCCAGAGTAACTGTACCAGGAAAGGCCACTTTCACTGAGTCTACTTAAAACTTCAGTTAAAATGTTATAGgagggacttccccggtagtccagtgactaacacttcacgccctcaatgcaggggcccagcttcaatccctggtcaggtaaccagatcccccatgccacaactaagacccagcacagccaaataaataattttttaaaatgttgcagtAAATTAGGAGCAAAAGATTTGATCGGGGcttatactgaatattttaaatataaagaaaggaTAGGAAGTTTGTCACATGTTTAACAAAATTTGCAACCAAGTGTTGACCGAGGAAGTCTCATTTTTTCATAAAGTACCAGTGATGCTAACACAGGCTCATGTTCAAccctaacaaaaaaaaaaagaaactgcaggCTTAGTTGAATTTCCAAGTTTTCTCAAGGTTTTGAAGTTTCATTCTCTTTATAAAGAAGCTGTGACATGCTCTTTCCCCCTTTTCAGTTGCCAGTTGTCTAACACTAAGCCTCGTTAGTCCCAAGCTTTGCAGAAGATTCTGACATGACTTCCTCATTCCTCATATCCTGAGTCATTTCTATAACGTGCAGTTTCATTGGCATTTGCTTTGCATCCTCTTTGCACTTGATGTAATGAGGATGGGAAGCCTCAAAAGATGCCCTCCCTGTTTTCCTTCACCCAGACCACTCGCCTCCCTACCCCCAACAAACCTTGGTCCAGTCTTCCTGCTGGTGCATCTcattgctcagttctgtctgcaTCCAACTGTTTAGGAAGTGTCTGCAGGTGTAAGTTCTGGCCAGTGGGCAGTCCTCCCTGCTAAGTGCAGTGCTCCCAGGAAACCCATGTGGCCTGGCGAAGAGGGCATGTAAGAAGCTGGGCCATAGCAGAAAGGTCCTCAGACCACAGAGACTGGATGTTGACggagcacctgctctgtgctgggACCTCCAGGTGCGGCGTGCTGTCTGCTCCCCAAGCCCCTCATGGCTAGCATGCCTCTGTTCTTCAGTTCTGCCTCTGGGTCTTGAGCAGGAGGGAACTTCCTCTGGGGCAGAACTTGTTGCCCTCCCCAAGGACAGTGGGACATGCCTTAGAGGTTGTCTGCTTGGTAGCCCTGTCCTGGACCAAAGTGTCGGTCACACCAAAACCCAAACACAACTGCCCAGAGGCCCCACATCTGCACTGTGACAGAAACACAACTGCCCAGAGGCCCCACATCTGC is part of the Bos indicus isolate NIAB-ARS_2022 breed Sahiwal x Tharparkar chromosome 11, NIAB-ARS_B.indTharparkar_mat_pri_1.0, whole genome shotgun sequence genome and harbors:
- the LOC109565702 gene encoding myelin and lymphocyte protein-like — encoded protein: MATRTASGGRRLPRGSAVFTTFPDLLFIFEFAFGGLVWILILLTQVPVPLVQGWVLFVSVSCFIVTTLLLFLYIVGAHKNWNFWITLDTAYHCLAALFYFSASALETLVTIGLQDDIHKHYSENISAVVFSIIVTLLYMVHAVFSLIRCKVSYRNREHS